In Cupriavidus basilensis, one genomic interval encodes:
- a CDS encoding dihydroneopterin aldolase: MTMLAALTHPSLQDCRRMFLRNYEVQINIGVHEFEKKGEQRVLINIDLFVPLAQSTPQDDKLQEVVDYDFMRNTVAERMAQGHVHLQETLCDDVARAMLKHPKVRAVRVSTEKPDVYPDCDSVGVEVFHIKSEPVGQ; encoded by the coding sequence ATGACCATGCTCGCCGCCCTCACACATCCCAGCCTGCAAGACTGCCGCCGCATGTTCTTGCGCAACTACGAAGTGCAGATCAATATCGGCGTGCACGAATTCGAGAAAAAGGGTGAACAGCGCGTGCTGATCAATATCGACCTGTTCGTGCCGCTGGCCCAGAGCACGCCCCAGGACGACAAGCTGCAGGAAGTGGTGGACTACGACTTCATGCGCAATACGGTCGCCGAGCGCATGGCGCAGGGCCACGTCCACCTGCAGGAAACCCTGTGCGACGACGTGGCGCGCGCCATGCTCAAGCACCCCAAGGTGCGCGCCGTGCGCGTATCGACCGAAAAGCCGGATGTGTACCCGGATTGCGATTCGGTCGGCGTCGAGGTGTTCCACATCAAGAGCGAGCCGGTTGGCCAGTAA
- the ttcA gene encoding tRNA 2-thiocytidine(32) synthetase TtcA, with protein sequence MTATTHSKNFFRLETYLQSQTGRAIGDFKMIEDGDTVLVCLSGGKDSYTMLSVLMALQKRAPVKFKLIAMNLDQKQPGFPAHILPAYLKSVGVEYVIVDADTYSIVKEKVPEGKTTCSLCSRLRRGVIYRTAKELGANKIALGHHRDDIIQTFFLNLFFGGKMKAMPPKLATDDGQHIVIRPLAYCPEKDIASYARAMEYPIIPCNLCGSQENLQRKKVKEMVLEWERTNPGRTDNIFAALRSVVPSHLADTDLFDFNGLATGLAKVDEASLFGETTFSQQPLVFAGGMEENKLEFVRFEKSAPASPAQPAAE encoded by the coding sequence ATGACCGCCACCACGCATTCCAAGAACTTCTTCCGTCTGGAGACCTATCTCCAGTCGCAGACGGGCCGCGCCATCGGCGATTTCAAGATGATCGAGGACGGCGACACGGTGCTGGTGTGCCTCTCCGGCGGCAAGGACTCGTACACCATGCTGTCGGTGCTGATGGCGCTGCAAAAGCGCGCGCCGGTCAAGTTCAAGCTGATCGCGATGAACCTGGACCAGAAGCAGCCGGGCTTTCCCGCGCACATCCTGCCGGCTTACCTGAAATCGGTGGGGGTGGAGTATGTGATCGTCGACGCGGATACCTATTCCATCGTCAAGGAGAAGGTGCCTGAGGGCAAGACCACCTGCTCGCTGTGCTCGCGCCTGCGCCGCGGCGTGATCTACCGTACCGCCAAGGAACTCGGGGCCAACAAGATTGCGCTGGGCCACCATCGCGACGACATCATCCAGACCTTCTTCCTGAACCTGTTCTTCGGCGGCAAGATGAAGGCGATGCCGCCCAAGCTGGCCACCGACGACGGCCAGCACATCGTGATCCGCCCGCTGGCCTATTGCCCTGAAAAGGACATCGCCAGCTACGCGCGCGCGATGGAATACCCGATCATCCCGTGCAACCTGTGCGGCTCGCAGGAAAACCTTCAGCGCAAGAAGGTCAAGGAGATGGTGCTGGAGTGGGAGCGGACCAATCCGGGGCGCACCGACAATATCTTTGCCGCGCTGCGCAGCGTGGTGCCGTCGCATCTGGCCGATACCGATCTGTTCGATTTCAACGGGCTGGCAACCGGCCTGGCCAAGGTGGACGAGGCCTCGCTGTTCGGCGAGACCACTTTCTCCCAGCAGCCGCTGGTGTTTGCGGGCGGCATGGAAGAGAACAAGCTGGAATTCGTGCGCTTCGAGAAGTCCGCGCCCGCCAGCCCGGCGCAGCCTGCCGCCGAATAG